In Streptomyces qaidamensis, one DNA window encodes the following:
- a CDS encoding F0F1 ATP synthase subunit B, whose amino-acid sequence MIANLVQLAAEEKQNPLVPPGPELLVGTIAFAIVFFFFWKKLLPNINKVLEERRAAIEGGIEEAETMKVEAQSVLEQYKAQLAEARHEAARLRQEAQEQGATLIAEMRAEGQRQREEIVAAGHSQIEADRKAAASALRQDVGKLATDLAGKLVGESLEDHARQSRVIDRFLDELEEKAEAGR is encoded by the coding sequence GTGATCGCCAACCTGGTGCAGCTGGCGGCCGAGGAGAAGCAGAACCCGCTTGTTCCTCCGGGCCCCGAGCTGCTCGTCGGCACCATCGCCTTCGCCATCGTGTTCTTCTTCTTCTGGAAGAAGCTGCTTCCGAACATCAACAAGGTTCTGGAGGAGCGCCGCGCGGCGATCGAAGGCGGTATCGAAGAGGCCGAGACCATGAAGGTCGAGGCCCAGAGCGTCCTTGAGCAGTACAAGGCACAGCTCGCCGAGGCCCGGCACGAGGCCGCGCGCCTGCGCCAGGAGGCGCAGGAGCAGGGTGCCACGCTCATCGCCGAGATGCGGGCCGAGGGCCAGCGTCAGCGCGAGGAGATCGTCGCCGCCGGCCACTCCCAGATCGAGGCCGACCGCAAGGCCGCCGCTTCCGCGCTGCGCCAGGACGTCGGCAAGCTCGCCACCGACCTGGCCGGCAAGCTCGTCGGGGAGTCCCTCGAGGACCACGCCCGCCAGAGCCGTGTGATCGACCGGTTCCTCGACGAGCTCGAGGAGAAGGCCGAGGCCGGACGATGA
- the atpA gene encoding F0F1 ATP synthase subunit alpha, with amino-acid sequence MAELTIRPEEIRDALENFVQAYKPDAASREEVGTVTFAGDGIAKVEGLPSVMANELLKFEDGSLGLALNLEEREIGCVVLGEFSGIEEGQPVSRTGEVLSVAVGEGYLGRVVDPLGNPIDGLGEIETEDRRALELQAPGVMVRKSVHEPMETGYKAVDAMTPIGRGQRQLIIGDRQTGKTALAVDTIINQRDNWRSGDPNKQVRCIYVAIGQKGSTIAGVRGALEEAGALEYTTIVAAPASDPAGFKYLAPYTGSAIGQHWMYQGKHVLIIFDDLSKQADAYRAVSLLLRRPPGREAYPGDVFYLHSRLLERCAKLSDEMGAGSMTGLPIVETKANDVSAFIPTNVISITDGQCFLESDLFNAGQRPALNVGISVSRVGGSAQHKAMKQVSGRLRVDLAQFRELEAFAAFGSDLDAASKAQLERGQRMVELLKQAQYQPMATEDQVVSVWAGTTGKMDDVPVADIRRFEKELLEYLHRKEQGLMTSIREGGKMSDDTLQAVAEAIVEFKKQFETSDGKLLGEDSPAAGK; translated from the coding sequence ATGGCGGAGCTCACGATCCGGCCGGAGGAGATCCGGGACGCGCTGGAGAACTTCGTCCAGGCGTACAAGCCGGACGCGGCCTCGCGCGAGGAGGTCGGTACGGTCACCTTCGCCGGCGACGGCATCGCGAAGGTCGAGGGTCTGCCCTCGGTCATGGCCAACGAGCTGCTGAAGTTCGAGGACGGCAGCCTCGGTCTCGCCCTCAACCTCGAGGAGCGCGAGATCGGCTGCGTCGTCCTCGGCGAGTTCAGTGGCATCGAGGAGGGTCAGCCGGTCTCCCGCACCGGTGAGGTTCTCTCCGTCGCGGTGGGCGAGGGCTACCTCGGCCGCGTGGTGGACCCCCTCGGCAACCCGATCGACGGCCTTGGCGAGATCGAGACCGAGGACCGTCGCGCCCTGGAGCTGCAGGCCCCGGGCGTCATGGTCCGCAAGTCGGTGCACGAGCCGATGGAGACGGGCTACAAGGCCGTCGACGCGATGACCCCGATCGGCCGTGGCCAGCGTCAGCTGATCATCGGTGACCGTCAGACCGGCAAGACCGCCCTGGCCGTCGACACGATCATCAACCAGCGCGACAACTGGCGCTCGGGCGACCCGAACAAGCAGGTCCGCTGCATCTACGTCGCCATCGGCCAGAAGGGCTCCACGATCGCCGGTGTGCGAGGCGCTCTGGAAGAGGCCGGCGCGCTGGAGTACACGACCATCGTCGCCGCCCCGGCGTCCGACCCGGCCGGCTTCAAGTACCTGGCGCCGTACACCGGTTCGGCCATCGGCCAGCACTGGATGTACCAGGGCAAGCACGTCCTGATCATCTTCGACGACCTGTCGAAGCAGGCCGACGCCTACCGCGCCGTGTCGCTGCTGCTGCGCCGCCCGCCGGGCCGTGAGGCCTACCCGGGTGACGTCTTCTACCTGCACTCCCGTCTGCTGGAGCGCTGCGCGAAGCTCTCCGACGAGATGGGTGCCGGATCGATGACCGGTCTGCCGATCGTCGAGACGAAGGCCAACGACGTCTCGGCGTTCATCCCGACCAACGTCATCTCCATCACCGACGGCCAGTGCTTCCTGGAGTCGGACCTGTTCAACGCCGGTCAGCGCCCCGCGCTGAACGTCGGTATCTCCGTCTCCCGAGTCGGTGGTTCCGCGCAGCACAAGGCGATGAAGCAGGTCTCCGGCCGTCTGCGCGTGGACCTCGCCCAGTTCCGTGAGCTGGAGGCGTTCGCCGCCTTCGGTTCCGACCTGGACGCCGCGTCCAAGGCGCAGCTGGAGCGCGGTCAGCGCATGGTCGAGCTGCTGAAGCAGGCGCAGTACCAGCCGATGGCCACCGAGGACCAGGTCGTCTCCGTCTGGGCCGGCACCACCGGCAAGATGGACGACGTCCCCGTCGCCGACATCCGCCGCTTCGAGAAGGAGCTGCTGGAGTACCTGCACCGCAAGGAGCAGGGCCTGATGACCTCCATCCGCGAGGGCGGCAAGATGTCCGACGACACCCTCCAGGCTGTCGCCGAGGCCATCGTGGAGTTCAAGAAGCAGTTCGAGACCTCCGACGGCAAGCTGCTCGGCGAGGACTCCCCGGCTGCCGGTAAGTGA
- a CDS encoding F0F1 ATP synthase subunit delta yields the protein MNGASREALAAARERLDALTDSTSVNAGSLADELAAVTALLDREVSLRRVLTDPAQDAQAKAELAQRLLGTQVSGPAADLVAGMVRSRWSQSRDLVDALEVLAATADLTAAQQAGKLDDVEDELFRFGRIVSGSTELRAALTDRKATTSAKGELLRSLLGGRAQSATERLVTRLVTAPRGRSLESGLESLSKLAAERRDRMVAIVTSAVPLSDPQKQRLGAALAKLYGRKMHLNLDVDPEVLGGIRVQVGDEVINGSLADRIEDAGRRLTG from the coding sequence ATGAACGGAGCGAGCCGCGAGGCCCTGGCAGCCGCACGTGAGCGTCTCGACGCGCTGACGGACTCGACGTCCGTGAACGCGGGCTCGCTCGCCGACGAGCTGGCCGCCGTCACCGCGCTGCTCGACCGCGAGGTGTCGCTGCGTCGGGTCCTCACCGACCCGGCGCAGGACGCGCAGGCCAAGGCCGAGCTGGCCCAGCGCCTGCTCGGCACCCAGGTCAGCGGCCCGGCCGCCGACCTGGTCGCCGGCATGGTGCGCTCCCGCTGGTCGCAGTCGCGCGACCTGGTGGACGCGCTGGAGGTGCTGGCCGCGACCGCCGACCTCACCGCCGCGCAGCAGGCCGGCAAGCTCGATGACGTCGAGGACGAGCTGTTCCGGTTCGGCCGGATCGTCTCCGGCAGCACCGAGCTGCGTGCCGCGCTGACCGACCGCAAGGCCACCACCTCGGCCAAGGGCGAGCTGCTGCGCAGCCTGCTCGGCGGCCGGGCCCAGTCGGCCACCGAGCGTCTGGTCACGCGCCTTGTGACCGCGCCGCGGGGACGTAGCCTGGAGTCGGGACTGGAGTCCCTGTCCAAGCTCGCCGCCGAGCGCCGGGACCGCATGGTGGCCATCGTCACCTCGGCGGTGCCGCTGAGCGACCCGCAGAAGCAGCGCCTGGGCGCCGCCCTCGCGAAGCTCTACGGCCGCAAGATGCACCTCAACCTGGACGTGGACCCCGAGGTCCTCGGCGGAATCCGGGTGCAGGTCGGTGACGAGGTCATCAACGGCTCCCTCGCGGACCGCATCGAGGACGCCGGCCGCCGGCTCACCGGCTGA
- a CDS encoding F0F1 ATP synthase subunit gamma: MGAQLRVYKRRIRSVTATKKITKAMEMIAASRVVKAQRKVAASTPYATELTRAVTAVAGGSNTKHPLTTEPENPTRAAVLLLTSDRGLAGAFNSNAIKAAEKLTAKLEAEGKEVVSYIVGRRGVAHYNFRERKIAESFTGFTDEPSYADAKKVAAPLIEAIETETAEGGVDELHIVYTEFVSMMTQTAIEARLLPLSLEEVEQEAKPKGEILPLFDFEPSAEDVLDALLPRYVESRIYNALLQSAASKHAATRRAMKSATDNAGELIETLTRLANQARQAEITQEISEIVGGASALADATAGSDR; the protein is encoded by the coding sequence ATGGGAGCCCAGCTCCGGGTCTACAAGCGTCGCATCCGATCCGTCACCGCGACCAAGAAGATCACCAAGGCGATGGAGATGATCGCCGCCTCGCGCGTCGTCAAGGCGCAGCGCAAGGTGGCGGCCTCCACCCCGTACGCGACCGAGCTCACCCGGGCGGTCACGGCGGTCGCCGGCGGATCCAACACCAAGCACCCGCTCACGACCGAGCCCGAGAACCCGACCCGCGCCGCGGTCCTGCTCCTCACGAGTGACCGCGGTCTGGCCGGCGCCTTCAACTCCAACGCCATCAAGGCCGCGGAGAAGCTCACGGCGAAGCTCGAGGCCGAGGGCAAGGAGGTCGTCAGCTACATCGTCGGCCGCCGCGGTGTCGCCCACTACAACTTCCGCGAGCGCAAGATCGCGGAGTCGTTCACGGGCTTCACCGACGAGCCGTCGTACGCGGACGCCAAGAAGGTCGCGGCCCCGCTGATCGAGGCGATCGAGACGGAGACGGCCGAGGGCGGCGTGGACGAGCTCCACATCGTGTACACCGAGTTCGTGTCGATGATGACGCAGACGGCGATCGAGGCCCGGCTGCTGCCGCTCAGCCTCGAAGAGGTCGAGCAGGAGGCCAAGCCCAAGGGCGAGATCCTTCCGCTGTTCGACTTCGAGCCCTCGGCGGAGGACGTCCTGGACGCCCTGCTGCCGCGCTACGTCGAGAGCCGCATCTACAACGCGCTGCTCCAGTCGGCCGCCTCCAAGCACGCCGCCACGCGGCGGGCGATGAAGTCGGCCACCGACAACGCCGGAGAGCTCATCGAGACGCTCACCCGGCTTGCCAACCAGGCCCGCCAGGCCGAAATCACCCAGGAAATCAGCGAGATCGTCGGTGGCGCGAGTGCCCTGGCCGACGCGACCGCGGGGAGTGACCGATAA